A stretch of the Clostridium fungisolvens genome encodes the following:
- a CDS encoding DUF1292 domain-containing protein: MAQHKIMSFRDENGNKIEYKILDQVLVNSAEYVLMCPVDDESSVEIYKIKFDKHWNESLEEVESQDIINQVKQTAHL; this comes from the coding sequence ATGGCTCAACACAAAATCATGAGTTTTAGAGATGAAAATGGAAATAAAATTGAATATAAGATTTTAGATCAAGTTTTAGTTAACTCGGCTGAATATGTACTTATGTGTCCTGTTGATGATGAAAGTAGTGTAGAAATATATAAGATAAAGTTTGATAAACATTGGAATGAATCCTTAGAAGAAGTAGAAAGCCAAGATATAATTAATCAAGTAAAACAAACTGCTCACCTATAA
- a CDS encoding MBL fold metallo-hydrolase, protein MNKFNVKINYLYNSGFSVETENYLLIFDYFKDTVDSCIKNRTTGAISEEDLNISKKLIVFSSHSHADHFNPVILEWEGIRSDISYVLSSDIQPNSNSKNINIISAYETLNIQGVEIKAFGSTDLGISFLVKVDGTNIFHSGDLNWWYWWDDEESDIKEAEQMFKAEISKIKANNIDIALFPVDPRLEHNYCVGGEYFIKELSPKIFIPMHFGEDYATTTKFKEKVASLPVDVKEIKHRGQELQL, encoded by the coding sequence ATGAATAAATTTAATGTAAAAATAAATTATCTTTACAATAGCGGATTTTCAGTAGAAACTGAAAACTATCTTTTAATCTTCGATTACTTTAAGGATACTGTTGATAGTTGTATAAAAAATAGAACAACTGGCGCTATAAGTGAAGAAGACTTAAATATATCTAAAAAACTAATAGTATTTTCCTCTCATAGCCACGCAGATCACTTTAATCCAGTTATTCTTGAATGGGAAGGCATAAGATCAGACATTAGCTATGTGTTAAGCAGTGATATACAGCCTAATAGCAATAGTAAAAATATAAATATAATATCAGCTTATGAAACATTAAATATACAAGGTGTGGAAATCAAGGCTTTTGGCTCAACAGATCTCGGAATATCTTTTTTAGTTAAGGTTGATGGCACCAACATATTTCACTCAGGTGATTTAAATTGGTGGTATTGGTGGGATGATGAAGAATCTGATATTAAAGAGGCTGAACAGATGTTCAAGGCTGAAATATCCAAGATAAAGGCCAATAATATAGATATAGCGTTATTTCCTGTAGATCCAAGGCTTGAACACAATTACTGTGTTGGTGGAGAATACTTCATAAAAGAACTCTCTCCAAAAATATTTATTCCGATGCATTTTGGTGAAGATTATGCAACTACAACTAAATTTAAAGAAAAAGTTGCGTCACTACCTGTAGATGTTAAAGAAATAAAACATAGAGGGCAAGAATTACAACTATAA
- a CDS encoding VOC family protein, translating to MNFRFDHNNINVLNLEKSLAFYEKALGLKEVRRKVAGDGSFILVYLGDGVSKHTLELTWLRDWKEPYNLGDNEFHLALKVDDFDAAHALHEEMGCICFENKSMGIYFINDPDEYWIEIIPTR from the coding sequence ATGAATTTTAGATTTGACCATAACAACATAAATGTTTTAAATCTTGAAAAGAGCTTGGCTTTTTACGAAAAGGCCTTAGGATTAAAGGAAGTTAGAAGAAAGGTTGCTGGGGATGGAAGCTTTATATTAGTTTATTTAGGTGACGGTGTATCAAAACATACTTTAGAGCTTACTTGGCTTAGAGATTGGAAGGAACCATATAATCTAGGAGACAATGAGTTCCACCTAGCATTAAAAGTTGATGATTTTGATGCAGCTCATGCTCTTCATGAAGAGATGGGATGCATTTGTTTTGAAAATAAGTCAATGGGAATATACTTCATTAATGACCCAGATGAATATTGGATTGAGATAATTCCTACAAGATAG
- a CDS encoding DUF1259 domain-containing protein yields MERRNICSEFAKILGAEILTSNNKVCAVTFMRDIPAETLGRPIHSPLALSALFSFESIDNPLAFARKVADALRGLRK; encoded by the coding sequence ATGGAAAGACGTAATATTTGCAGTGAATTTGCAAAAATTCTTGGCGCAGAAATTCTTACTTCTAATAATAAGGTATGTGCTGTAACTTTCATGAGAGACATACCTGCAGAAACATTAGGTAGACCAATTCATTCCCCATTAGCTCTATCTGCATTGTTTTCTTTTGAATCTATAGATAATCCACTAGCTTTTGCAAGAAAGGTAGCAGATGCCCTAAGGGGTTTAAGAAAGTAA
- the crcB gene encoding fluoride efflux transporter CrcB, translated as MQKVLYVGIGGFIGAALRYIISIHSPKLFGTTLPYGTLIVNVVGGVLIGFITQLSISTQMISPNLKLFLTTGIMGGLTTFSTFSYETINLFSEGSYILAMVNICLNLFLSLIGVVLGKGIAQNI; from the coding sequence ATGCAAAAAGTATTATATGTAGGAATAGGTGGATTTATAGGAGCTGCCTTAAGATATATCATATCAATCCATTCTCCAAAACTGTTTGGTACTACTTTACCTTATGGTACACTAATTGTAAATGTAGTGGGAGGGGTACTTATAGGTTTTATAACACAACTAAGTATTAGCACACAAATGATTTCTCCAAATCTAAAGTTATTCTTAACTACCGGTATAATGGGTGGTTTAACTACATTCTCTACCTTTAGTTATGAAACAATTAATTTGTTTTCTGAAGGTTCATATATATTGGCCATGGTCAATATATGCTTAAATCTTTTTTTAAGTCTTATTGGAGTAGTACTGGGAAAAGGAATAGCACAAAATATATAA
- a CDS encoding phosphatidylserine decarboxylase has translation MIKIYNRKTKTYEEEQVAGLNYLKWCYESPIGKSITELFIKRKLFSKVYGYYCDSPLSKGKVNEFIEEFNIDTNLSIKKQSEFTSFNDFFYRKLTEEARPIDMNKNALVSPGDGRLSVFENIDLNNIVQVKGLTYSLKELISNDNVANEYEGGTCILLRLCPTDYHRFHFIDYGTCGETNKIDGKYYSVNPIALEKVPKLFCQNKREWSLFKSENFGDILHIEVGATCVGTIIQSYTPNKKVEKGSEKGYFKFGGSTTILFLKKGVAKVHQDIIQQTSLGYETKVTMGETIGVKL, from the coding sequence ATGATTAAAATATACAATAGGAAAACAAAAACCTATGAAGAAGAGCAAGTTGCTGGATTAAATTATTTAAAATGGTGTTATGAATCACCTATTGGAAAGAGCATAACTGAGTTATTTATTAAAAGAAAGCTTTTTTCCAAGGTATATGGTTACTATTGCGATTCACCATTAAGTAAAGGTAAAGTAAATGAATTTATAGAAGAATTTAATATCGATACTAATTTATCAATAAAAAAACAATCTGAATTTACAAGCTTCAATGATTTTTTCTATAGAAAGTTGACAGAGGAAGCACGTCCTATAGATATGAATAAAAACGCTTTAGTTTCCCCTGGAGATGGAAGACTTTCTGTATTTGAAAATATAGACTTAAATAATATAGTTCAAGTTAAGGGACTTACTTACTCTTTAAAAGAACTGATAAGCAATGACAATGTGGCAAATGAATATGAAGGTGGAACTTGTATACTGCTTCGTTTGTGTCCTACAGACTATCATAGGTTCCACTTTATTGACTATGGAACATGTGGTGAGACCAATAAAATAGACGGTAAATACTATTCAGTAAATCCAATAGCTTTAGAGAAAGTTCCAAAACTTTTCTGCCAGAACAAAAGAGAATGGTCATTATTTAAATCTGAAAACTTTGGTGATATACTTCACATTGAAGTAGGCGCTACTTGTGTTGGAACTATAATTCAAAGTTACACGCCTAATAAAAAAGTTGAAAAAGGGTCTGAAAAAGGTTACTTTAAGTTTGGTGGATCTACTACAATATTATTTTTGAAAAAAGGTGTAGCTAAAGTACATCAGGATATAATACAGCAGACTTCTCTTGGATACGAAACAAAAGTAACAATGGGTGAAACTATCGGAGTAAAGCTTTAG
- a CDS encoding Card1-like endonuclease domain-containing protein: MEYNTLVNLLDTHNEANIIATDRFKPKEVIFIYKQVKEQQLQLDILKKYYNSKFPSITFTSESIDKFNVESIKSVLEKYKNKGLLINVTSGERIYSLTLLYLAQKYNIKCIYLDAENKKLISFNDEGIDITGENFYDLNIEEIIESSGGSIIVDSTENNNKAIIDQITDLISNNLGMWERLKYRLYDSKVFIHNQLDPMTIKLDMNYLTKEEIDIYNSMLDLLKKNNQIQYTLEQHNHITIKFLNNHIKSFIFKSGSWLEAYTKRVVDNIRQVDEVKSGLLFFWDDEKNRVKNELDVVAIKNSTLICISCKDTAKYDEIALNELNVYAEQLGGENVVKILVATKVPLKHSVQERAKEMNIELVIYDGNKKVFEEKLRKIILR, translated from the coding sequence GTGGAATATAATACTTTAGTAAACTTATTAGACACCCATAATGAGGCTAATATAATAGCTACTGATAGATTTAAACCTAAAGAAGTTATATTTATATATAAGCAAGTTAAAGAGCAGCAGCTTCAATTAGATATTTTGAAAAAATATTATAATAGCAAATTTCCCAGTATTACATTTACTAGTGAATCTATAGATAAATTTAATGTTGAAAGTATTAAATCAGTGCTTGAAAAATATAAAAATAAAGGGTTATTGATAAACGTAACAAGTGGAGAAAGAATATATTCGCTAACCTTGCTCTATCTTGCACAAAAGTATAATATAAAATGTATTTATTTAGATGCTGAAAATAAAAAACTCATAAGTTTTAATGATGAGGGAATCGATATAACTGGTGAAAACTTTTATGATTTAAACATAGAAGAGATTATTGAAAGTTCAGGCGGATCTATAATAGTAGATTCCACTGAAAATAACAATAAGGCAATAATAGATCAGATAACCGACTTAATATCAAATAATTTAGGTATGTGGGAGCGTTTAAAATATAGATTATATGATTCTAAGGTATTTATCCATAATCAATTAGATCCTATGACTATAAAGCTTGATATGAATTATCTTACTAAAGAAGAAATCGATATATATAATTCTATGTTAGATTTATTGAAAAAGAATAATCAAATACAATATACCTTAGAACAACACAACCACATTACGATAAAGTTTTTGAACAATCACATAAAAAGCTTTATATTCAAAAGTGGTTCTTGGTTAGAAGCATATACAAAGCGAGTAGTAGATAACATACGACAGGTAGATGAGGTTAAAAGTGGTTTGTTATTTTTTTGGGATGATGAAAAGAATAGAGTTAAAAATGAATTAGATGTAGTTGCAATAAAAAACTCTACCCTCATATGTATATCATGTAAAGATACAGCAAAATATGATGAGATTGCCCTTAATGAGCTTAATGTGTATGCAGAACAATTAGGTGGAGAGAATGTAGTTAAGATTTTAGTAGCAACAAAAGTTCCATTAAAACATTCTGTACAAGAGAGAGCTAAAGAAATGAATATTGAGTTGGTTATTTATGATGGAAATAAGAAAGTGTTTGAAGAAAAGTTAAGAAAGATAATACTAAGATAG
- a CDS encoding bacteriohemerythrin has product MFELTKEYETGIDKIDKEHRRLFELADECYNLLKEEVCDNKYEKVKKVINELKDYAKFHFNEEEKLMESVRHKQIFTHKLQHDYFIEKVDAIDIDDIESNQDQYIIDILTFIVAWIRQHILSKDAQYVHDVEQSL; this is encoded by the coding sequence ATGTTTGAGCTTACAAAAGAGTATGAAACAGGCATAGATAAGATAGATAAAGAGCATAGAAGATTATTTGAACTTGCTGATGAGTGCTATAATCTTCTCAAGGAAGAGGTTTGTGATAATAAGTATGAAAAGGTGAAAAAGGTTATAAATGAATTAAAAGATTATGCCAAGTTTCATTTTAACGAAGAAGAAAAGCTAATGGAAAGTGTGAGACACAAGCAAATCTTTACACATAAACTACAACATGATTATTTTATTGAAAAAGTTGATGCTATAGATATTGATGATATAGAATCTAATCAAGATCAGTATATAATTGATATATTAACATTTATAGTTGCATGGATAAGGCAACATATACTAAGTAAGGATGCTCAATACGTACATGATGTAGAGCAAAGTTTGTAG
- a CDS encoding FAD-dependent oxidoreductase: MENINGKEFDVFSSNHEPYWIASTNKTNYPKLEDDITVDVAIIGGGIVGITTAFLLKKQGFKVAILEANSIAHGTTGHTTAKITSQHGLIYDKLTNNFGEEKARKYAEANESAIQFIHNLAKEKNIDCDFQWNPSYIYTQSDEYIEKIQNEVKAASKLGIKATYLDSVPLPFSIKAAVRFDDQAQFHPLKYLLALAGDIPGDGSNIFENTKVVDVDDNEKCVVKTDEGKKVTAWKVIVASHFPCYDGLGLYFARMHAEKSYIIGVKAKDPFPKGMFISAEKPVRSLRSQKFEDGELILVAGEHHKTGSETKTNIHYENLGKFAKENFNLESILYRWSTQDCVTVDSVPYVGYINSNTSNVLVATGFGKWGMTNGTVSAMILTDLLTKGENQWASVYNPSRFDISSVPNIISDNLDVAKNLISGKLSPVPNDIDIKNGEAQVIEIDGQKMGAYRDENGGLHVVDTTCTHIGCELQWNEAEKTWDCPCHGSRFNYDGGNVEGPAFKRLNYQGCGRNKPDPNIF, translated from the coding sequence ATGGAGAATATAAATGGAAAAGAATTTGATGTGTTTTCAAGTAATCATGAACCTTATTGGATTGCGTCAACAAATAAAACTAATTATCCTAAGTTAGAAGACGATATAACAGTAGATGTAGCGATAATAGGAGGAGGTATTGTTGGAATAACTACAGCTTTCCTTTTAAAAAAACAAGGATTTAAAGTTGCTATCTTAGAAGCTAACAGTATTGCACATGGTACTACTGGACATACAACTGCAAAGATAACTTCTCAGCACGGTTTAATTTATGATAAGCTAACTAATAATTTTGGAGAAGAAAAAGCAAGAAAGTATGCAGAAGCCAATGAATCAGCAATTCAATTCATCCATAATTTAGCCAAGGAGAAAAATATTGATTGTGATTTTCAGTGGAATCCCTCTTATATATACACTCAATCAGATGAGTATATAGAAAAAATTCAAAATGAAGTAAAAGCAGCTTCTAAGCTAGGAATAAAAGCAACATATCTTGACTCAGTACCATTGCCTTTTAGTATAAAGGCTGCAGTAAGATTTGATGATCAAGCACAATTCCACCCATTAAAATATCTTCTTGCATTAGCTGGTGATATACCTGGAGATGGAAGTAATATATTTGAGAATACAAAAGTAGTTGATGTTGATGATAATGAAAAATGTGTAGTAAAAACAGATGAAGGTAAAAAGGTTACTGCATGGAAGGTTATAGTAGCATCACATTTTCCTTGCTATGACGGATTAGGGTTATATTTTGCAAGGATGCATGCAGAAAAATCATATATAATAGGGGTTAAGGCTAAGGACCCATTTCCAAAAGGTATGTTTATAAGTGCAGAGAAACCAGTAAGATCTCTTCGTTCCCAAAAGTTTGAAGATGGCGAGCTCATATTAGTAGCTGGAGAGCATCATAAAACTGGAAGTGAGACAAAAACTAATATTCATTATGAAAACTTAGGGAAGTTTGCAAAAGAAAACTTTAATTTAGAAAGTATTTTATATAGATGGTCAACACAAGATTGTGTAACAGTAGATAGTGTCCCATATGTGGGATATATAAATTCAAACACTTCAAATGTTTTGGTAGCTACTGGTTTTGGTAAATGGGGCATGACTAATGGCACTGTTTCAGCCATGATTTTGACAGATTTACTTACAAAAGGTGAAAATCAATGGGCATCAGTCTATAATCCATCAAGGTTTGATATAAGCTCTGTTCCTAATATAATTTCAGATAACTTAGATGTAGCTAAAAATCTTATATCAGGTAAGCTTTCACCGGTTCCTAATGATATAGATATTAAGAATGGTGAAGCACAAGTTATAGAAATAGATGGTCAAAAGATGGGAGCATATAGAGATGAAAATGGGGGTCTTCATGTAGTTGATACAACATGTACACATATCGGTTGTGAACTTCAGTGGAATGAAGCTGAGAAGACTTGGGATTGCCCATGCCACGGTTCAAGATTCAATTATGATGGTGGCAATGTTGAAGGTCCTGCGTTTAAAAGATTGAATTACCAAGGATGTGGACGTAACAAACCAGATCCAAATATATTTTAA
- a CDS encoding glycosyltransferase family 39 protein, translating to MKKIKATKETIALVLITILSAVLNFGNLGIEGTANAYYAAAAKSMTMSFKNFFFVSFDPAGFVSIDKPPLGFWLQAISAKIFGFSGWSIILPQALAGVISVVIIYHLVKRSFGSVAGLISALSLAITPVFVAVSRNNSVDNTLVMVLLLACWALTVAAENGKLKYLILSMVLVGIGFNVKMLQAYMIAPALYITYLLSTATTIKKRILNLIISTFILMAVSLSWAVIVDLVPASSRPYVDSSTNNTVMELIVGHNGIERISLSSNNNGNGGGAPSGNGQRPSRQQDGTDATSSATQNNQNQNTSNNTSSNTQYGSDQMAPGGNGQFTPPSGDGGFGPGGNMQGGGGQMGGGSSGLAGSFGAQTPSSITRLFSKNILSDQIVWFIPLAIFGFIAAAIKEKLKFRLDNTKKQALALWGMWFLPVFIYFSFNTGTFHSYYLTMLAPPTAALAGIGITTMWELYKEGGWKSWFLPVALLANGLVQMLMLYYFVDTSNIIKILAALVIALCLGSSIILLILNLMNIGKKELEHELNNERHGKMLKLKKIIVSLAVVGLMVTPFAGSAAALVYPLNNSFPAAGLELLSGSSTGEGQMGGNMKNSKDSALVSFLEKNKTANQKYLLVVSNANSASDIIISTGESVMAIGGFLGNDKSITLDQFKQLVAKGEVRYVMTGGMGGGNSSSSEIMNWVQQNGKLVSSSEYSDSTQGNVTDDAAISDPSGTTKATGDNNTSTDSTSNQDDQFRQNGRGFGGNSGALYDLKAYTDSVGSK from the coding sequence ATGAAAAAAATAAAGGCTACTAAAGAAACTATTGCTTTAGTTTTAATTACAATATTATCGGCAGTACTTAACTTTGGTAATTTAGGGATTGAAGGAACAGCCAATGCTTATTATGCTGCAGCTGCTAAAAGTATGACTATGAGTTTTAAAAATTTCTTCTTTGTGTCTTTTGATCCAGCAGGATTTGTAAGTATAGATAAGCCGCCTCTAGGATTTTGGCTTCAAGCTATCTCAGCTAAGATTTTTGGGTTTAGTGGATGGAGTATAATACTTCCTCAAGCCTTAGCAGGGGTAATATCTGTTGTAATAATATATCATTTAGTTAAAAGATCTTTTGGAAGTGTTGCTGGTCTTATATCGGCATTATCACTAGCAATAACACCAGTTTTTGTAGCAGTAAGCAGAAACAATTCAGTTGATAATACATTGGTTATGGTGCTTCTACTAGCATGCTGGGCATTAACAGTAGCAGCAGAGAATGGTAAGCTTAAGTATCTTATACTAAGTATGGTTCTAGTAGGTATAGGCTTTAATGTAAAGATGCTACAAGCATATATGATAGCACCTGCTTTATATATAACATATCTTCTTTCAACAGCAACTACAATTAAGAAGAGAATACTAAATTTAATAATAAGCACTTTCATATTAATGGCGGTTTCTTTATCATGGGCAGTTATTGTTGACTTAGTGCCAGCAAGCAGCAGACCATACGTTGATAGTAGTACAAATAACACAGTTATGGAACTTATAGTAGGACATAATGGGATAGAAAGAATTAGCTTAAGCAGCAATAATAATGGTAATGGTGGCGGAGCACCTAGCGGAAATGGTCAACGTCCTTCAAGACAGCAAGATGGAACTGACGCTACTTCTAGTGCAACACAAAATAATCAAAATCAAAATACATCAAACAATACAAGCAGCAATACACAATATGGAAGTGACCAAATGGCACCTGGAGGAAATGGTCAATTCACACCACCAAGCGGTGATGGAGGATTTGGTCCAGGAGGTAACATGCAAGGTGGCGGCGGTCAAATGGGTGGAGGAAGTTCAGGACTTGCAGGTAGCTTTGGAGCTCAAACACCATCTAGCATTACAAGACTATTTTCAAAAAATATACTTTCAGACCAAATAGTTTGGTTTATACCACTTGCTATATTTGGATTTATAGCAGCGGCAATTAAAGAAAAGCTAAAATTCCGTTTGGATAATACTAAAAAACAAGCTTTAGCTTTATGGGGAATGTGGTTCTTACCAGTATTTATATATTTTAGTTTTAATACAGGTACATTTCATTCATATTACTTAACAATGTTAGCACCACCAACTGCGGCTTTAGCTGGAATTGGAATAACAACTATGTGGGAACTTTATAAAGAAGGTGGATGGAAATCATGGTTCTTACCAGTTGCTTTATTAGCTAATGGTTTAGTTCAAATGCTAATGTTATATTACTTTGTTGACACATCAAATATTATAAAAATATTAGCAGCATTAGTGATAGCATTATGTTTAGGTTCATCAATAATTCTTTTAATATTAAATCTTATGAATATTGGAAAGAAAGAATTAGAACATGAATTAAACAATGAAAGACATGGTAAAATGCTTAAACTTAAAAAGATAATAGTAAGTTTAGCGGTAGTAGGACTTATGGTAACTCCTTTTGCAGGATCAGCGGCAGCTTTAGTATATCCTTTAAATAATTCATTCCCAGCAGCAGGTTTAGAACTTTTATCAGGTAGTTCAACAGGTGAAGGCCAAATGGGTGGAAACATGAAAAATAGTAAAGATTCAGCATTAGTAAGCTTCCTAGAGAAAAATAAGACTGCTAATCAAAAGTACTTACTTGTTGTATCAAATGCTAACTCAGCGTCAGATATAATAATAAGCACTGGAGAATCTGTAATGGCTATAGGAGGCTTCCTTGGAAATGATAAGTCAATAACTTTAGATCAATTTAAACAATTAGTAGCTAAAGGTGAAGTAAGATATGTAATGACTGGCGGAATGGGTGGAGGAAATTCATCAAGCAGTGAGATAATGAATTGGGTACAGCAAAATGGTAAGTTAGTTTCCTCAAGTGAATATAGTGATTCTACTCAAGGAAATGTTACGGATGATGCAGCGATATCAGACCCATCAGGAACTACTAAAGCTACAGGTGATAATAATACTTCAACTGATAGTACATCAAATCAAGATGATCAATTTAGACAAAATGGTAGAGGTTTTGGTGGAAACTCGGGAGCATTGTATGATTTAAAAGCTTATACGGATAGTGTAGGATCAAAATAA
- a CDS encoding TetR/AcrR family transcriptional regulator encodes MNKTKRAIFEAAISIFSKAGYNGATMDEIALEAGVAKGTLYYHFKSKEEIFNFIITEGINLMHDEISQVNNIDGDALVKLKEVCKIQLSFLYRNKEFFKVIMSQLWGQELRQLELRNQIQRYIYGIEIYIKEAADTGLIRKGDVSFMAYAFFGSLISAAVYEIINIDKINLENIIDNLIDYNFRGLQKSEL; translated from the coding sequence ATGAATAAAACCAAAAGAGCAATCTTTGAAGCTGCGATAAGTATCTTTTCAAAGGCTGGTTATAATGGTGCTACAATGGATGAAATAGCATTAGAAGCTGGGGTAGCTAAAGGAACCTTGTATTATCATTTTAAAAGTAAGGAAGAGATATTCAACTTTATAATAACAGAAGGCATCAATCTTATGCATGATGAAATAAGTCAGGTTAATAATATAGATGGTGATGCATTAGTTAAACTGAAAGAAGTTTGTAAAATACAGCTTTCTTTTTTGTATAGAAATAAAGAGTTTTTCAAGGTTATAATGAGTCAATTATGGGGACAAGAACTTAGACAATTAGAGCTTAGAAATCAGATTCAACGATATATATATGGTATAGAAATATATATAAAAGAGGCGGCAGATACTGGTTTAATAAGAAAAGGTGATGTTTCTTTTATGGCCTATGCGTTTTTTGGAAGCTTAATATCTGCGGCTGTATATGAAATAATAAATATAGATAAGATAAATTTAGAAAATATTATTGATAATTTAATAGATTATAATTTTAGAGGGTTACAAAAGAGTGAACTTTAG